The nucleotide window CGCTGGGTGCGTCCCCCGCTGGGGGAAGCGGCCTTCGGCCGCTCAGGGGGGATTACTTGCCATACAGCTTGTCGAACTGCCCACCGTCGTTGAAGTGCACCTTCTGCGCCTCGGCCAGCGAGCCGAAGTACTGGTCCACCGTGAACAGCTTGATCGGCTTGAACGCCTCGGCGTGCTTTTTCAGGATGGCCTCGTTGCGCGGGCGGATGTTGTGCTTGGCGGCAATCTCCTGGCCTTCCGGCGAGTACAGGAAATCGAGGTAGGCCTTGGCCTCGGCCGCCGTCCCCTTCTTGCTCACCGTGCGTTCGACCACGGCCACCGGGTTCTCGGTCACGATGCTGGCGCTGGGGTGCACGGCATCGACCTTGCCCTTGCCGAATTCGTTCTCGACCGACACCACTTCCGACTCGAACGTGACTAGCACGTCGCCCAGGTTGCGCTGCAGGAACATGCCCGTGGCGTCGCGCCCGCCGCGCGCCAGCGCGGGCACGTTCTTGTAGAGCTTGCTCACGAACTCGGCCGCCTGCGCGTCGCTGCCGCCCTTGGCGCGCACCTGGCCCCAGGCCGCGAGATAGGCCATGCGGCCGTTGCCGCCCGTCTTGGGATTGACCACCACCACCTTCACGTCGGGGCGGATCAGATCGTCCCAGTCCTTGATATTTTTCGGGTTGCCGTTGCGCACCAGAAACAGCATGGTCGACGTGGTGGGCGAGGCGCCGTTCGGGAACTTGGCGCGCCAGTCCTTGGCGACCACCCCCTTGTCGGCCAGAAAGTCCACATCGGTGGTGGTGTTCATGGTCACCACGTCGGCGGCCAGGCCGTCGGCCACGGCGCGCGCCTGCGCGCTGGAGCCGGCGTGGGACTGATCCACCTTGATGTCTTTGCCGGTGGTCTTCTTGTAATGGGCGATGAAGGCGGTGTTGAAGTCCTTGTAGAACTCGCGCGCGACGTCGTAGGAGACGTTGAGCAGGGTTGTCTGTGCGCTGGCGGCGCTGGCGGCGGCCAGGGCGATGGCAGACAGGGCAAGGCGGATCGAGGTTTTCATGGCAAGGCGGAAATGACGAAGCCGGCGGAATGCCGACCATGTGCATGAGTGTGGTGTCGCGCCTTCAGAACCCAAACTACTTTTTTTTTGTTTCTTTATGTCGAAATGTGGTTAAAGGGCTGGGGACGCGGCCATCGCTGCGCTCGGCTTTGGACTTTCGCCCGCTCCTTCAGGGAAGGGCTTGGCCAGCCCAAAACCTTCCGCGACGGCACAAGCGGCGCCGTAATCCCGGTCAGGTCATGCTCGGCGTGGCGCGGCCGCGCCGCCCGAGCCACGCCAGCGCCGCGCCCACCAGCACCAGCGCCGGCAGCGAACCCAGGTTCAGCCAGAACCAGCCCTGCGTGGTGACCAGCGCGCCCGAGGCGAACGAGGTGAAGGCCATGGTGGCGAACACGCAGAAGTTGATGGCCGCCTGCGCGCGATCTTTCTCCTCGGGCCGGTAGGCCGTCAGCGCCAGCGTGGTGCTGCCGGTGAACAGAAAGTTCCAGCCCACGCCCAGCAGCAGCAGCGCGGCCAGAAACTGGTGCAGGTCCACGCCCGACAGCGCGATCGCCACGCACAGCCCGTTC belongs to Ottowia testudinis and includes:
- a CDS encoding sulfate ABC transporter substrate-binding protein: MKTSIRLALSAIALAAASAASAQTTLLNVSYDVAREFYKDFNTAFIAHYKKTTGKDIKVDQSHAGSSAQARAVADGLAADVVTMNTTTDVDFLADKGVVAKDWRAKFPNGASPTTSTMLFLVRNGNPKNIKDWDDLIRPDVKVVVVNPKTGGNGRMAYLAAWGQVRAKGGSDAQAAEFVSKLYKNVPALARGGRDATGMFLQRNLGDVLVTFESEVVSVENEFGKGKVDAVHPSASIVTENPVAVVERTVSKKGTAAEAKAYLDFLYSPEGQEIAAKHNIRPRNEAILKKHAEAFKPIKLFTVDQYFGSLAEAQKVHFNDGGQFDKLYGK